The following coding sequences lie in one Chelonoidis abingdonii isolate Lonesome George chromosome 6, CheloAbing_2.0, whole genome shotgun sequence genomic window:
- the SNX18 gene encoding sorting nexin-18: MALRARALYDFRSENPGEISLREHEVLSLCSEQDIEGWLEGVNSHGDRGLFPASYVQVIRAPAAEPPAPAAGARYANLPPGGFEPLVPSAAFSAPVQQLPPPAAAEPFQLPPAFPPAPYSGSYQPSQGSDDDWDDDWDDTSTVADEPGVLGSSYPDYDAAGGGGPASARYRLSTRSDLSLGSRNSQQPGHPHHHPGGGAKSSATVSRNLNRFSTFVKSGGEAFVLGEASGFVKDGDKLCVVLGPWGPEWQENPYPFQCSIEDPTKQTKFKGMKSYIAYKLVPSHTGQQVHRRYKHFDWLYGRLAEKFPVISVPHLPEKQATGRFEEDFISKRRKGLAWWMDHMCSHPVLAQCDAFRHFLTCPSTDEKAWKQGKRKAEKDEMVGANFFLTISVPTGPAAALDLQEVESRVDGFKSFTKKMDESTMQLTHTANEFARKQVTGFKKEYQKVGHSFKGLSQAFELDQQAFSANLNQALAFTGEAYDAIGEFFAEQPRQDLDPVMDLLALYQGHLANFPDIIHVQKGALTKVKESKRHVEEGKMEVQKADGIQDRCNIISFATLAEIHHFHQIRVRDFKSQMQHFLKQQILFFQKVTQKLEEALHKYDSV, translated from the exons ATGGCGCTGCGGGCCCGGGCGCTGTATGACTTCAGGTCGGAGAACCCGGGGGAGATCTCGCTGCGGGAGCACGAGGTGCTGAGTCTCTGCAGCGAGCAGGACATCGAGGGCTGGCTCGAGGGGGTCAACAGCCACGGCGACCGCGGCCTCTTCCCGGCCTCTTACGTGCAGGTGATCCGGGCTCCGGCAGCCGAGCCGCCCGCCCCTGCCGCCGGGGCCCGCTACGCCAACCTGCCCCCCGGCGGCTTCGAGCCCCTGGTGCCCTCGGCTGCCTTCAGCGCCCCCgtccagcagctcccccctccggCGGCGGCCGAGCCCTTCCAGCTGCCGCCCGCCTTCCCGCCCGCGCCCTACAGCGGCTCCTaccagcccagccagggcagcGACGACGACTGGGACGATGACTGGGACGACACCTCCACGGTGGCGGACGAGCCGGGCGTCCTGGGCAGCTCCTACCCGGACTACGAtgcggcggggggcgggggcccCGCCTCAGCCCGGTACCGCCTCTCCACACGCTCGGACCTCTCGCTGGGCTCCCGCAACAGCCAGCAGCCGggccacccccaccaccacccgggCGGCGGGGCCAAGAGCTCAGCCACGGTGAGCCGCAACCTCAACCGCTTCTCTACCTTCGTGAAGTCAGGCGGGGAGGCCTTCGTGCTGGGCGAGGCCTCTGGCTTCGTGAAGGATGGGGACAAGCTGTGCGTGGTGCTGGGCCCCTGGGGGCCCGAGTGGCAGGAGAACCCCTACCCCTTCCAGTGCTCCATCGAGGACCCCACCAAGCAGACCAAATTCAAGGGCATGAAGAGCTACATCGCCTACAAGCTGGTACCCAGCCACACTGGGCAGCAGGTACATCGCCGCTACAAGCACTTTGACTGGCTCTATGGGCGCTTGGCGGAGAAGTTCCCTGTCATCTCTGTGCCCCACCTGCCTGAGAAGCAGGCCACGGGCCGCTTTGAGGAGGACTTTATCTCCAAGCGTCGCAAGGGCCTGGCTTGGTGGATGGATCACATGTGCAGCCACCCGGTGCTGGCTCAGTGCGATGCCTTCCGGCACTTCCTCACCTGTCCCAGCACCGATGAGAAGGCCTGGAAGCAGGGCAAGCGCAAAGCTGAGAAGGACGAGATGGTGGGCGCCAACTTCTTCCTGACCATCAGCGTCCCCACTGGCCCTGCCGCTGCCCTGGATCTACAGGAGGTGGAGAGCCGGGTGGATGGCTTCAAAAGCTTCACCAAGAAGATGGATGAGAGCACCATGCAGCTCACCCACACCGCCAATGAGTTTGCCCGTAAGCAGGTCACTGGTTTCAAGAAGGAGTACCAGAAGGTGGGGCACTCCTTCAAGGGCCTCAGCCAGGCCTTCGAGCTGGACCAGCAGGCCTTTTCTGCCAACCTCAACCAAGCCCTTGCCTTCACAGGGGAAGCTTATGATGCCATTGGGGAATTCTTTGCAGAGCAGCCCCGACAGGACCTTGACCCTGTGATGGATTTGTTAGCACTATATCAGGGACATCTGGCCAACTTCCCAGACATCATCCATGTCCAGAAAG GAGCCCTTACCAAAGTAAAGGAGAGTAAGCGGCATGTGGAAGAAGGAAAGATGGAGGTCCAGAAGGCTGATGGTATTCAAGATCGCTGTAACATTATTTCTTTTGCCACCTTGGCAGAAATTCATCATTTCCACCAAATTCGAGTGAGGGACTTTAAGTCACAAATGCAACATTTCTTAAAACAGCAAAtactttttttccaaaaagtgACGCAAAAGTTAGAAGAAGCTCTTCACAAGTATGACAGTGTTTAA